TCCCTTCTTGCTTCGcggaaggagaagagggaagggttctggaaggagaagaaaagaagaaaaagaaaaggagaagaagaaaaagaaggaaaagaaggaaaaaaaaaaaagaaggaaagggcaaaaagaaaagtagaagaaaagtaaaaaaataaaaaaaaataaataaaaaataactatatatataaaaaagaagaatgatGAAATATaagtaatttattttatataatattgataGGAAGCGGAGTTGTCCAATTAAATTTAGAGACCTTAGGATGAACAAAGAGATCATGACACAaatcttattaattttaaatattattaagTAATTTTTAGtatagaaaaaatatatttgacataatggatctttttttttttaaatatagaaTCAAGCATGTGATTGATAATGATCCTTGTTTTTGGCCAAATAGCATCTTTATTGAATTCTTGTTGTAAATGATTTATCTCTGATTTTCgaaaaattacatgatatgATATATGTGGCATAATTAGAATACTTCGATAAAAATTACATACTTGGCATAATTATGCATGTTAAACTTTGGTGATGCTATTCAACATTTTCAACCTACTTATTAAGGTAtgatttataaaaaattatgaaatattttaagaGCTCACAAATAGGTATGACCGCCTCTAGAAATAGAGGCTAATCGGCACCATGGAGTGTATGGTGGAGTAGActttgtgatcagagatcatttcggtaggatgatagtgGCAGGGGTTGGCACACCCTCGGACTGACCGCCATTAAGGTAGAGCTTTGGGCCGCTTGGAAAGGCATCTCTTTTGCGATGAGAGCTTTTGGAGCGGACAGGGTCCATCTTGAGGAAGACTCCTCCACGGTGATAGATTGGATAAGGGAAGCGAACCGTTAAGGAGACGGTCACCCATTGATCCGTGAGATTCACAGACTGGTCAAGGAAATAGAGTCCTTTCAGGCAGCATATATATTTCGGGAGGCAAATAGAGTTGTagattgggttgcctccttcTTTACCCGGCACTCTGGAGATTTTACCTGAATTACGGCCTCTAATATTTCTTCTTCGTtgtattagtttctttcttttggcTTAGCCGTGCCATGTAAGAGCTAATACCgtttttatcaaaataaataaataaatatagattCGTTAGCCATTGGAGATGCTTTGTTCAgtccattattattattttttggtaaaatacTATTATTATTTGAACTAATGATGTGCACTACCAAACACATCGCACTCTCGATGGGGAATCCAGCACAACGGATTTGAAAACTGGATTTGATCCCTGAGGCATTAATTACTAAGCCATGGATTAATCTATTATAATCACTAAACACATACCTACTTAACCTCATCTCGGTTCGTTTCCGTGGTGGGTGTAAGTTGATATATAAGAAGGGTTCGTTGACTCTAAAGCACGGCCACAATTACCTCAAACCGTCATTTATATCTGGATCAGGACggagagaaattaatttaatgCGACCGAGAGCAAGAAAGGGAAACCTACTCTATCCATTGTTTCCGACCCTCTTTCTCTTCGGCATCGGCCATGGAAGGAGCCACCAGCGGCAGCCTCGCCGAGAAGAGGTACGTAGCTTGCCATTTCTTTTCAGTTATTCTCTCACCAGGCCGAATAATATATCCAAGTTTTTGGTGAAACGCTTCTCTCTTTTAGGATCGCAGTTGTTACAGGAGGGAACAAAGGGATTGGGCTGGAGATATGCCGGCAGCTGGCTCTCAATGGCGTCAAGGTCATATTGACGGCCAGAGATGAGAAGCGAGGCATGGAGGCAGTGGAGAAGCTCAGGGAGAGCGGTCTTTCTGACGTGGTCTTTCATCAGTTGGATGTGACCGGCccttctagcattgcttctttgGCAGATTTCATTGGAGTTCAGTTCGGAAAGCTTGACATCttggtaagaaaaaaaaaatatatttgcatTTTTCTCAGATATTCATTTTAAGGAtaaaagtaaataattctttattttttagataAAGTACAGCTATTTGAGAAGTATGATTGGATTGcccaccttttttttaaaaaaaaggataaaagaaAACATTACTTAATTAATTGTATTATATTTCTGTTGCAGAGTTTCTATTAAGGAAATAAGTAACTTGGATTGATACACTGCAGGTAAACAATGCAGCAATTGGGGGATATACAATAGATTTCGAGAATATACCCGAGATTTTAAAGGCTTCAAATAACGAGGTAAATAAATGATATACAGATaacttactctttttttttcttgaaaagacTTTCTATTATAAAATGTCACAATTCAATTCTTACAATAGTTTGATGGTAATTATGAGTTGCACAATTCTAAGCCCTATGAGTAGACAATATATTATTATTCTAGCCAGGGGAGGCAATTTGTGATACGACCGGCAAATCCAAGCTGCAACTAATCTATTTTAAGCAGATTTGGATTTtacataaataaatttggatcaaaaatggatggatcggagtcatgagtcgacccttcctaacccatttattaaatatattggGTTTAtgtttagagtcctaattgctTAGACTGTTTTGACCCATCTAATAATTGGGTTGGATCGGGACTGAACCTAATTAACCTATTTAAGGCCCACTTAATCTGTTCAAAGCCTGcttaacccatttaagaatAGCTTAAACTATTTTACTTAATTTGATCCATTTACTAAATAGGTTATACAAGTCTGTTGgattatctgtttaataaaaagGTCAAGTTtgtatttgaatttttgatatatttattGAATGGATCAGTTTCAAGTTGATAAATTTTTCACCCAATCTAACCGGATCTATATTTAACCAATCCAGCCCGATTgctttccctaatttttactcaTCTCTTCTTATATATAAATTGCACAAAATAAAAGTTATATTAATTAGTAAACTAACTCTGTAGTTTCTCAACGGATTTTTTTTGGTTGGCAAATTAAGATCCACTCTGTAACTTGTAACTTACTACATAGATGTTGccaagtataattttttttgtgtaTTTTATTCTTGTTTAATAGAAATTGGAAGATACAGATGCCATCCGTAATTGGGTGAGGGAAAATCTTCAACAAACTTATGAGATGGCAGAAGAATGCTTGAAAACAAATTACCATGGCATTAAAGGTGTTACAGAGGCATTACTTCACCATCTTCAATCATCTTATTCAGGGACAATAGTAAATGTTTCCTCTTCCCATGGGAAACTCAAGGTGATGAACTATTCTTATTCGCTTATacataattttaaaagaaaaatgttaAAATGGTTATCTTTGCtattcttttatctttttttcaatttttttttgggtaaaaaagTTCTCTATTCAAAGAGAAATGGTTGTCTACTATAATGAAAATCTTGATtattcatcctttttttttttaatgtacaaCACTAAATACTAGTAAAGAGACACATGGAATCCATGTTTGAGACAACAAtaataagaaaaacaaaataaatatataaaaataaatcaaacaattctcttaatattttatatcaagtgttttagaattttaaatgatcatttttaaaaatcaataatcATGGATGATCTCCTGAAATCCTAAACTGATTTTGGATTTTCTAGATAATCTCTTTGGTTGAAATATTTTGTAACCCAATTTTAAATTTGATTGAAGAAGCAAGTCCTAGGTGAGGATCCCCTGATATTTAACAAAGCAGCAAGTTCCTGACAGTTCTTgctaaaaaacattaaatgacATGTCATCACGCAAGGAAGGACATAATGGTTAATACTTTGGGTATCTTAGAGTTAAGTGGATCGCATTTTGGAGGTGTATATAGTATAGATAATATGATTTGAGATGATGGAGTTATTATTATCATATTGATTATCTCAATATTTTTGCAAAAACTTATATACCTCTATCTTTCTCATTTTGTTGTTTCAGCATATCCCAAATGAAAGTCTTAGACAAGAGCTAAATGACATAGATGGTCTTTCAGAAGATAGATTGGCCGATTTAtcaaatttatttctgaaagaaTTCAAGGAGGGTTTGCTTGGTGCTAATAATTGGCCAACTTCTGTATCAGCTTATAAAGTGTCTAAAGTACTTGTTAATTGCTACACGAGGATTCTTGCGAAGAGGCACCCTAGTTTATGCATTAATTGTATTTGTCCTGGCTTTGTCAAAACTGATATAAATTTTAACATTGGGATCTTGACCACCGAGGAAGGAGCCAAAGGACCAGTGATGTTAGCCTTATTGCCTAAAGGTAGCTCCTCTGGACGTTTCTTTGATCAAACTAAAATATCAACATTCTGAGTGATGGCTGTCTCACTATAATAGTGTTGGTTCGAAAGAAAGATGGTCTTCCCCTTCTTGTATGTTGTCCATCAATTATGGTATTTGTGAAAATGTATATATTATAAGAGTTGTGTATTGATATAAGAATAATCTTTTTTTatatgatcattttatcatgttaTTGGAACAACACACACTATCAACTCATTTACTTTGACAAGCCCTTTCCCGGAATCTACTTGTGTCGAGTTTCAAAATAAGGTTATTGTGCATATGTTTGTGAGAAGTCCCTCACATTATAGGCGATGGAGTTTTCCTTCATTATACATATACACTGGTGTTgctagaaattggacccgggggcggccgtcggctgaaaaggaggagctccggcatgAGATGGCGGGtggcgtcctccgggggacctgcaaaaagccggtggccggggtttccggcgccggccttccgatgcctaagtcagagggggcaaatgtaTTGGGGGAGAGAAAAATATGTCTCAGGAGTTTCAGAGTCCAACCCTCCTTAAGATGGAGgggttttccttttatagaggggtacaAAATTACTtgtgatgtgacggggcgaACGGGTTACCGTCATAATTGAGCATGTCATGTGAATTAATGCAcaatcgtgtgaattaatacaTTACCGTAGGAGATCAGGCCGGAGCAAATGAGTCGTCGTGGCTGATCGGACGTAGCCGAGCGGGTCAGTTGTttgccgtggagggcttgagatccgtagatagcatgcgcattaattgttgagtgagccggagttCAGCAGAGGCCgtgcgcattgattgttgagtgagccgaagatcagcagaggccatgcgtattaattgttgacagcggtagcagggtatggtccccgGTCGAGCTGCAGAAGGATATGATCGCAGCAGGTGGATGGTGAGGTCGGGTTTCCGAGGTCGAGAATGTTGAGGCCGGGTGCCCGGGTCAGACGTCTTGAGGTCGAGCGCCTGGTCGGGCGCCAGGTTAGGAGTCGAGGTCGGGCACCTCTGGAGCTAGGGCGTCTTCAAGTTGGGCACCtttaggtcgggcgccttcaggtTAGGCGCCTCTGATCACGTGCTGGCGATGTGCTCACATGCTTTGGGGCGATTTAtttttccccaacactacctccgactttcgagttcgagCCGTTTGCGAGCTCGAGCTTGGGAAGTAGTTGCCTTTATTGCATTAGTGGGGGCCAGGGAGCCTTAAATTATTCCGGCGTTCTGCGCGCTTCAGGGCACCTTTAATAAGAGGAGATGGGGCGACCTCCTTTCGTTCTTCGAGGTCGCCTTGCAtggtgggctcatgatggggctccaGGATCTGATGGGACGCTGCCTTAATTCTGTATTCGAAGCGTCGATCCAGATTAAATATGTCGCTTCGGTTTTTGGGGCCGACACGTGGCATGATCTGGACAGAAGGTGGGATCCAGCTccgtcgatctgggccgtcgggagggtctatataaaccccttggCTTAGCCCTAGAAAGGTCTTGCTTGGCCATTTGTTGTTGCTGCTTCCCCTTCTTCctccatttcttttcttctttgtcagCTGCGACCAAGCCTTTCCGGCGGTGCCCTGAGGCGATTTCCAGCGACCCCTCCGTAGGTCATTTTCCCACGTTGGCTCGGGGattcccctttttcttcttcttttttctccttcatcctttgttttcttctccgCCTTTCATTTTGAAATGGGTCGTGGTCCGAATGAGGTCGGGTCTAGCTTGACTGAGGAGGAACTAGAGCTGGTCCATTTTCGGTTCtttttccagcccgggtttcatcTTGAGCCTGCGGGATCGGAGGACCGGGTGACGAGGCCTCCTCCAGATCGGATCGGAGTGTACGTTGACACGCTCTAGGCCGGCCTGCGGTTTTCTCTTCACGAGTTTGTGAATGAGTTGTTGGTGGAGTACCAGCTCGTACCAGCATAactcgctccgaactcgtgaAGGATCATCATCAGGTTTATATCCCTTTACCTTGTGCACGAGATACTGACCCTGATAGGTGTTTTCCACCGGTGCTTCTTATTGAAGTCGAACCCGGCGGACGGGGAGTAGCtttacttcgcctttcggggcggtatgtcactcttctgAGGTGCctcttcctctattcatgagtggaaggggaggtttttcttcctctccttcgagCTTTCGTGGAGATTTGACCCGAGATGGGGGGATCCCCGGTTGAAGGCCCTCAACCGGCTCACCAAGCTTTCGGCGGACGAGCAGAGGGCATTTGATGCTCTACGTGGCCTCGGGGGCGATATCCTTCTAACCGGCCTCCTGAGCGAGGAGGCTTTGGTGAACgtcggcttgagctcggcgcgccccgagggtaagagcgGTCGCACTGCTCCTTCATTTTgctattttttgttttatttacttctttccttttcttagcGCCGATCTAACACTTAgaaatcttttcttcttttcagacATTCCCAACATGGTGACGAGCAACACCGCGCTTTTCTCCCGATTTAAGAGGAGAGTGGCCGTAGCTGGCGGGGCTCTTCCCGAGCCTAGGAAGAAGGCCAGGTCGGCCTCAACCTCTGCTCCTGCCGAGGCGAGGGGCTGTGGGGCCGGAACTTCTGGATCCGTTCAGATAGAGGCCCCGGCCACCGAGTAGGCGAGCTCGGGTTCTAGGGGGGTGACGGGTTCGGCGCCCCCTGTTTGCCCCATCCCCATTTCTCAGCGGCCAGGTCGGCCAGTCATTCGCCTGCAACGCTCGGCCCCCCAGCCGAGCAGGGGCCCCGGAGTTTCGAGCTCGGCAGGCTGAGTTCGTCGGGGGCCGGAGATCGCTCCAGGAGGGGGTCCAGTGACCCGGAGTCCCCGATCCATGAGGGCAGTTCGGCCCTCCGAGACAGCGAAGTCGCACGCGCAATATTTTGCCGCGCGTTGCTCCCAGCTGACTGGGCCAAGTTCGAAGCCATCGAGCTCGAGGATATTGTTGATCAAAcatactgtaatgctgcccggGTAAGTCGCCTTCTCATTTTTGCTTTGGTTATCGGCATTTCTTCCACTTTCACTTATCGTTGTTTTTCCTGCAACATCACCACGAGATCGACACACTGGTATTCATAGCCTCGGGATGCCAGAATGAGGCTCGACGATTCCAAAGGCAGCTAGAGATGGCCGAGAAGAGGCTCGCCGACTCTAAGGCCACGCGGGCGGAGGTCGTCGTGCGGATGGAGACTGCCGAGGCCGAGCGACGATCGACAGTTGATCAACTCGAGGAGGAGAGGGCCGCGCATACTTTGGCAAGGTCAGAGTTGCACGCCTCCGAGGTGCGTCTGACCGAGGCCCGTGCCAAGGCCGCCGGCCACAAATACGAGGGCGGGGTTCTCCGCCTGAAAGTCGAGCAGCTCGAGGCTCGAGAGAAGAGGGCGCTGGAGCAGGCCCAGAACGCAATGGAACTCTTCAAGGAGTTggaggagttccgcgacatgttggaggaggaggccgtGGATGGGTTTCTCCGCGGCTTCGAAAATTTTCAGAGGCAGATGCACAGGTTCTGCCCCCAGCTCGACCTCAGGGGTATCCGGCCTAGGTCGGGGATCAGCGAAGAGAGCAAGTTCGATCTTCCCGCAACCCTTGAGGCCGAGGAGGAGGTCGCCGAGGCCGAGACTAACGTGGCCGAGCAAGCGGCCCCAGAGACTCCCCTTGGGGAGGTTGCCGAGGGCGTTCCCGAGGCTACTAACGAAGCCCCATCTGAGGCCGCCACGGAGGGTCCCGAGCCAATTCCTGCCGAAGACCCTTCGAGTGATCATCGCGGACGACCCTGAGGTCAATGCCGATGCAGCTGCCGCTCCCTAGGACTTAgccttctctttttattttgttctcttTTTTGTAAACAAAGTCGGCCATTAAAGTCATTGTACGGCTGGACcttaattttgtacttagccttcggGCTTTTATCAATGGAGAGCCTTCTTTTTCTAGACTTGTGTGTACTTTTATTTGCGTaactaataaatttttattcttggCTGCTTAAGTTGGATTCCTCTTTGGTGAATttattcaagtcttcaagctctgcTAAGTCTCTAGACTTAGATTCCAATAGAATTCGCCAAGTTGTTAGGCTTAGCTCTAAGGAGGATCATGTTGAAGCTTTAGGCTTAGACTTTAGGAAAACTCGCTAAGTCTTTGAGCTCGGGCTCCGAAGAAGTTCTGCTAGGCCTTTAAGTTTGTCTTCTGGAAAATTTTGCCAAGTCTTTGGGCTCGGCTTCTAGAATAAGCTTGTCAAAGCTTTAAGGTCGGACTCTGAAGAGATCCCCCTAGGCCTTTAGGTTTATCCTCTAAAAAATTTTGCCAAGTCTTTGGGCTCGACTTCCTATATAAGCTTGTCAAAGCTTTAAGGTCTGACTCCGAAGAAATCGCAGACCGAGGTCGGGCTATCGTTGGAGCTTTCGTGCTTTTGGGTCTCGAACTTGGTCGGAGTATCAAGAAGTAGAATCAGAACTTACGGTGAGTGACTTGGCACTTCCGGGCTTGGCTAAAGTATCATCGGGTGGAGCTTGAAGTTGTCGTTACAGGCCGGGCTTGAATCGACGTTTGGACTCGGCCGGGCCCTCGTTTAGAGGGGTCCGGAACAAGTGAAGATTGAACTGGAGATCGGTGGTGAGAAGAGTATGCACAGGGCCGAGGGAACACTGGCTTATGGTTGATTCAGGAAAGCATCCCAACCTTGGTCGGAGGGGGGtctcgagcttggtcggggtttTGTCGATCATCTTGTAATATAAACAAGTAGATGTAATGACATAGGTGCTGGGTAGGTTTATACCTCTTGCACCATCGGAGCCGGGCATCTCAGGTTGAGGTAAGCGACTCCGCCCTGTGGTCGGCTTTTAGGGGCGTTCTTTGGCCTATAGTCCGCTTCCGCAGGTGGTGTCATCTATTATAGGGATGGCACTTTGGTCGGAGCCTCGCGCAACAGCATAGTCTGCACCGACCGAGCAGGGGAGGATGCCGCGTCCCCTACGAAGTATTATCCGCTTTAGGCATGCCTGCACACCAGGGGGTCCGCATAGGTACTATCCAAGGTCAAGGaagcttgggctcactgtcgatTCAGCAAGGCATCCCGACATTGGTCGGAaaatcgagcacgaggtcgagggagcttgggctcgctgtcgacctggtgacgcttcccgaggtcgagggagcttgagcTCACTGTCGAacaacggggcatcccgatcttggTCGGGGTCTTTGAGGGAGATCGAGACCGAGCTCGACGTCGACGTGGCGAGGTGTTCCAGACTTGGCTGGAGCATCCGAACCtggtcgggcatccgagcttggtcagGCATTCGAGCTTGGTCGGATTTTCTGAAGATCACAAGTGTCCCAATATCAGGAGGAGCACGGAATAATTAAAGGAGAACTGTGAATAAATTAACATGAGAAGGGGACGAGAATCGTATTCCCAATCATCGAGGACCCCTAGAGGGtttactggtagtacattcgaaGATTTTCGAAATTCCAGCTTTGCGGAATGAGGGTCTCCTCAAGAGATTCCAACTTGTATGCTCCGAGCCGCTGGACTCGCGCGATCCAGTagggtccttcccagttcggggcAAGCTTTTTCTGCTCGGTGGGCTGAGAAACTTCTGCTCTCCTGAGGACAAGATCTCCTGCCTTGAAAACCTTGGACTtcactctggagttgtagtactgcGCCGTCTTTTGTTGATATGAACTCGGGCTGCCTCTCTTGTCTCCTCGATGAGGTCCAGGTTGCCCCTAAgttgggaggagttggaggtTGCGTCGTAATGTTCCACTCTTGGTGAGGGGAGTCCAACTTTCAGAGGAATGACAGCTTCTGTTTCGtatgccaggttgaagggggtctcgtcGGTAGGAAGTCGGAATGTGGTTCTGTAGGCCCAGAGGACATTGTAGAGGTCCTCGACATATTGCCCCTTGGATCGGTCGAACCTAGCTTTGAGCCCCTGGAGGATGGTGCGAttcgttacctcggtttctccattcgtCTGTGGATGGgctaccgaggtgaagcggtgatcgatgccgagctcggagcagaattctctgaaacGGGTGTTCTCAAACTAACGGCCGTTATCAGATATAAGGAGCGGGAGAGTCTAAATCTGCAGATTATTAACTTCCAAACaaagtcccgcatcttctgctcgaaGATCCGGGCCACTGGTTCagcttcgacccatttggtgaagtagtcgatggagaatgGCCCCAGGATGTCAATCCTCCATTGGGGCGAATGGCCAGGGGGCGCCGATCGAGGTTAGCAGGGCCAAAGGTCGGtgctggatgttggcgttccgtTGGCATCGATCGCACCTTCGGACGAAGTCCGTTGCGTCCTTCTGAAGTGTGGAccaatagtatccttggcgcaagattttgtgggccagtgcttggcctcccagatggtttccgcatatcccttcatgaacctctcgcatagcataatccgcctctgacgggcggaggcatctgagaagtgGAGAGGTGAAAGATTTtcggtagagcttgccttcatataatATGTATCGGGAGGTTAGACGCCTGATTTGGCGAGcctcgagctcatcattggGGAGGGCTTCATTTTGTagatagctgatgagctcgtccatccagctcggctcggtttCGATGCAGAGGGTTGGCTCAGGCTCCTCCGTACTGGGCATTCGGAGATATTCGAGCATTGTTGCCTTAGGAAGTTCGCTCGTGCGGGAGGTCGCTAGCTTTGACAGTTGGTCTGCCCTTAGGTTCTCTGTTCTGGGGATGTGCTAGATATTGAAGGAGCCCAGGGTGGATGTGAGgtctcgcaccttttggagatatctcTGCTTCGATGGCTCTCTTGCTTCAAAGTCCCCCAGAATCTGGCTCACGACTAGTTGGGAGTCACTAAAGACCTTCAGGTCCTCTGCTTTCAGCTCCTTTGCCGATTTGAGCCCGACGATGAGCGCCTCATACTCtacctcattgttcgaggctggGAACTCGAGGCGTAGGGCCTGCTCCGCAACTACCCCATCTAGGCTTGTAAGGATAagacctgctccgctaccctcCGAGGTCGAGGAACCGTCCACATATacgacccatggctgcctcgagGTCTTCTCCATTGGCTTGAgtgggagctcgggctcgtccGGCAAAGTGCACTCCATGATGAAATCGGCGAGCGCTTAGGCTTTGATCGCCGGCCTCGGATAgtattcgaggtcgaactccccgagctcgactACCCACTTGGCAATCCTTCCAGCACGATCCGAGCGTTGCAGAATCTGTTTCATAGGCTAGTCGGTCAGTATGGCCACAGTGTAGGCCTGAAAGTAGGGCCGGAGCCTCCGGGCCGAGATGACCAGggcaaaaattattttctccagtttagaatatcgggtctcggcatccctcAGAATTCGACTGGCATAATACACTGATCTTTAAAGCTTGTTctcttctcggaccaggaccgagcttaccgcAATCGGGGAGACGGTTAGGTACAAATAGAGGAGCTCAACCTGCTGGGGTTTTGTGAGTAATGGAGGGGAAGCAAGGAGGTGCCTAAGCTCTTCAAAATCTTGCTGACATTCCTCCGACCACAAGAAGTTCTTCGGTCGCTTGAGGATtgtgaagaatgggaggcaccgcTCGGCCGACCTGGAAACAAATCTTCCTAGAGCCGTGACCCGCCCAGTGAGCCGCTGTTTCTCCTTGACCGTCTTTGGTGGCACCATATCTTATagtgctcggatcttctcgAGATTTGCTTCGATTCCATGCTGGGTGACTACGAAGCCAAcgaatttgcccgaggtgatTCCGAATGCGCACTTAgcagggttgagcttcatccgaTACTTTCTAAGTGTGGAGAATGTCTCGTTGAGGTCAGCCATATGGTCCTCCGCTGTTCGGTTCTTTaacagcatgtcgtccacatagacctccatgtttcggcctatttggttttTAAGGATTTGGCTGACCGGTCTTTGATATGTTGCTCCAGCATTTTTTAACCCGAAatgcatcactttgtagcaataAGTACccctgtcggtgatgaaggccatcttctcctcgtcttctggcgccattcggatttgattgtatttCGAGAAGGCATCCATGTATGTCAGCAActggtgtcccgaggtggagtccacaagCTGGTCAATGCTGGAGAGTGGGATGCTGTCCTTTGGGCAAGCTCTattcaagtcggtg
Above is a genomic segment from Phoenix dactylifera cultivar Barhee BC4 chromosome 2, palm_55x_up_171113_PBpolish2nd_filt_p, whole genome shotgun sequence containing:
- the LOC103712117 gene encoding uncharacterized protein LOC103712117 gives rise to the protein MEGATSSSLAEKRITVVTGGNKGIGLEICRQLALNGIKVILTARDEKRGMEAVEKLRESGLSDVVFHQLDVTDPSSIASLADFIGVQFGKLDILVNNAGIGGFTIDFENIPEILKASNDEKLEDTDAIRNWVRENLQQTYELAEECLKTNYHGIKGVTEALLHHLQSSYSGTIVNVSSSQGKLKHIPNESLRQELNNIDGLSEDRLAELSNLFLKDFKEGLLGANNWPTSVSAYKVSKVLVNCYTRILAKRYPGLCINCICPGFVKTDINFNIGILTTAEGAKGPVMLALLPKGSSSGLFFDQTKISTFCDREQERETYSIHCFRPSFSSASAMEGATSGSLAEKRIAVVTGGNKGIGLEICRQLALNGVKVILTARDEKRGMEAVEKLRESGLSDVVFHQLDVTGPSSIASLADFIGVQFGKLDILVNNAAIGGYTIDFENIPEILKASNNEKLEDTDAIRNWVRENLQQTYEMAEECLKTNYHGIKGVTEALLHHLQSSYSGTIVNVSSSHGKLKHIPNESLRQELNDIDGLSEDRLADLSNLFLKEFKEGLLGANNWPTSVSAYKVSKVLVNCYTRILAKRHPSLCINCICPGFVKTDINFNIGILTTEEGAKGPVMLALLPKGSSSGRFFDQTKISTF